The segment GCCGCCATCGATTCCCTGGCGCATCGACAGGAACGACTGGCGGAGGAGGTACGCCGTCAGGTACGAGAGGACGAGAATCCCCGCGACGGCCATCGCGCCGACGACCGTGCGCATCACGGCGTCCCCGCGAGGGAGCTCCACCTACGCCGCACGCCGGCACCTCACCCGGAACACCGGCCCCGGCCCCGTCGCGAGCAGCTCGAGGCTCCCGCCGTGCGCGACGACGAGGGCGCGGGAGATCGCCAGGCCCAGGCCGCTTCCCCCCCGGTCGCGCGCGGTCGTGAAGAACGGGGTGAAGAGCTTCTCCGCGTTCGCGGCGGAGACGCCGGGGCCGGAGTCGGCGACGTCGATCACGACGTCCCCCCGCTCGGCGGCGACGTGGATCGACGTCATGACGCCGGGCCCGCCGTGGGTCCGGGCGTTCTCGAGGAGCGAGGCGAGGATCCCGTCGAGGATCGGCTCCTCCATCGCGATCGACGCCTGCGATCCCTCGACCTCGACCGGCAGGCCCGTTTCGCGCAGGCGCGCGGCGACCGAGGTCGCGACCGCGTAGGCTTCGCACGCACCGCCTCCCGGCCTCGCGACGTCGGCCTTCGCGAACTCGAGAAGACGCTGCACGAGATGCTCGAGGCGCGCGCCCGAGTGCGCGATGCTCCGGAGGAAACGCGCGCGCTCCTCCTCGCTCATCGTCGCGGCGTGGTCCTCGAGGAGCTCGACGGCGCCGCGGATCGCGGTGAGCGGCGTCTTGAACTCGTGGGAGACGTGCCCGGCGAACGTCCGGATGTACTCCCCGCGCTCCTCGAGGGTCTTCGCCATGCTCGCCAGAGCGGAGGAGAGCTGCGCGATTTCGGCGACCCCGGGACGCGCGATCGCCTTGAGCGCGCCTTTCTCTCCCGCCTCCGCGCGCCGGGCCTGCTCCATGAGGGCCTGCAGCGGACGCGCGATGGTGAGCGAGACCAGGAGGCTGATCCCCACGACGACCGCGAGGAGGAGGCCTCCCGCCAGGGCGAGCGGGCGGCGGTTGAGCCACAACGCCTTGGTGATGTCGAGCGGGGTGCGCGACAGGACGACGGCCCCGACGGTTTCGCTCCCGAGCCGGACGGGCAGCGCCACGAAGACGCGGTAACGCTGGCCGCGGCTGACCGATTCGAGCGAGGGGGGCGTGTTGTCCGAGGTGCGTACGCGCAGCAGGCTCACGCGTCGACCGCTCAGCGCGGCGGCGACCTCCTCGCGGTGGGCGAGGGAGAGGAACGCCTCGCTCCCCGAGGTCGCGACGACGATCCCGTGGCGGTCGACGATGCGGATCCCCGACAGCGTTTCGCGCGAGGCGGCCCGGAGGACCTGCGAGATGCGCGCGCCGGCGGCGACCGCGGCGACGTCGGGAGGAACGTCCGCCGGGGCGGCCGGAAGCGCGGGCGGGAGGATCGGGTCGTTCTGGACGTCCAGGCGCGGGGATGCGGCGCGCAGGGTCGCCTCGTCCAACGGCTCGAGCGGCTGCGGGGGGCCGAGCTCGCGGAGGAACGCCTCCCGCACGAGCGCCCCCTGCGCGAGGAGCTGCGCCTCGGTTCCGCGCACGAGCTCGTTCTCGTACAGGCGCAGGACCGCGACGAGGCCGAGGGGGAGGAGCAGGATCGCGAGGTTGACGATCAGCAGGATCGTGCGCAGGCGGGGGAGGAGGGATCGGGGTTCCTCAGGCACCGTCGCCGACCCTGTAGCCCACGCCGCGGACCGTCTCGATCGGCTCGCCGCCGGCCTCGGCGAACTTCTCCCGGATACGGCGGACGTGGCTGTCGATCGTCCTCCCCGAAACGTGGGTCGGCTCGCCGTAGGCGGAGTCCATGAGGGATTCGCGCGTGAAGACGCGCCCCGGGTGCGCGAGCATCGTCTTCAGCAGGCCGAACTCGACCGCGGTCAGGGGGACGGGTCTCCCGTCCCACAGCGCCTCGTGGCGATCCGGGTCGAGCCGGAGCTTGCCGTGCTGCATCGCGTGGGTCGGCGCGGCCTCGACCGGCGGGGCGTTCGCGCGCCGCAGCGCCGCGCGGACGCGGGCGACGAGCTCCCTGGGGCTGAACGGCTTCGTGACGTAGTCGTCGGCGCCGATCTCGAGGCCGACGATCTTGTCGATCTCGTCGGTTTTCGAGGAGAGGAAGAGGATCGGGACGTTCGAGCGCACGCGCACGCGGCGGCAGACCTCGGTTCCGTCCATCTCGGGCATGAGGATGTCGAGAATGAGCAGGTCCGGCTGGGTGCGCTCGAACGCCGCGAGGGCCGCGGCGCCGTCCCCGGCCTCGACGCATTCGATGTTCTCGCGGCGAAGGGCGAAGCGCACGACCTCGCGGATGTGCGGATCGTCGTCGGCGATCAGGACCGTCGTTTGCCGGCTCACGCGGGGAATTGTAGGTCGAGTTTCCGCCCTGCACGGAATCTGCACCGAATCCCCGGAGGGAGCACACGCGGGGCGCAACCCCGGGCGGCATCGTCCCCGCGACAAGGAGGCCGCCATGCTGCGCCGGATGATCGTGATCGTCGCCATCTTCATCGCCCTCTCCGCAGGCTGGTTCGTGCTGGGTGGGAGCGTGCTCCACCGGACGTGGAACGCCGACGGGCGGCTCAAACACGAGGTCGCCGCGTTGTGGGGGGACCGGCAGGAGCAGGTCTCACCCGAGCTGGCCTTCCGCTGGGTGAAGAAGGTGACCGACACCGAGACGATCGAGGATCCCGAGACGAAGAAGAAGTCGTTCGTGACCAAGGAGCGCGAGGTCTGGACGACGGAGTCGCAGATCCTCGACGGCTCGAAGATCACGGTGGACCTGGCGCTCGACCAGCGCAAGAAGGGGCTGCTCTGGTACGCGACGTACGGCGTGGATTTCGCCGGGAACTACACCTACGTGCACGACGACGCGCGCGAGGGGTTCGTGGACGTCACCTGGCGGTTCCCGACGACCTCGGCGATCTACGACCGGTTCCGCTTCGAGGTGAACGGGGTGATGGACCCGTCGATCGTGCCGCAGGACGGCGACGGGGCGAAGGTCGTGCGCGTGAGCGTGCCGGTGCGCGAGGGGACCCGCGTGCCGTTCACGATCGCCTACGCCTCCCGGGGGCTGGAGGAATGGCGGTATTCGTTCGGGAAGGACGTGAACCGCGTGAAGAACTTCGATCTCACGCTCACGACCGACTTCCGCACGATCGACTACCCGGCGGGGACGATCTCGCCGCAGTCGGTCGAGCCGGCCGGAGAGGGGTTCAAGCTGCGCTGGGCGTCGGAGAACCTGATCTCCGGGTTCGCGATCGGGATGGAGATGCCGCACCGGATCAACCCGGGGCCCCTCGCGGCCGAGATGACCTTCTTCGCGCCGGTGTCGCTGTTCTTCTTCTTCGTCTGGATGTTCGTGATCACCCTCATGAAGGAGATCGAGCTGCACCCGATGAACTACCTCTTCCTCGGGGCGGCGTTCTTCGCCTTCCACCTCCTGTTCGCCTATTCCGTCGACCACATCGACCTGGTGCCGGCGTTCCTGATCGCCTCGGCGGTCTCGGTCGCGCTCGTCGTGAGCTACCTGCGCCTGGTCGTCGGGCTGAGGTTCGCCGCCGTCGAGGCGGGGGTCAGCCAGGTGGTTTATCTGGTCTTTTTCTCCTGGGCGCACTTCGTCGAGGGGTTCACGGGTCTGATCGTGACGATCGGCGGCATCCTCACCCTCTTCGCGCTGATGCAGCTGACCGGGCGGATCCGGTGGAGCGAGGTCGAGACTTCGTGGGGCCGCTATACTCCCGGCTCCCCCGATGCGCATCTCCCGTGACACGATCGTCCGCTCGTTCGGCGCCGGCACCGCCCGGGAAGGAAAGCGCCTGGTCGACGCCGGCGCCGTGCGTCTGCTCCGCGTCGAGGGGCCCGAGGGGCTCGTCTTCGGCGGCGTCGGAGGAGGGGAGACCGAAGCCAGGGTCGCCGCCCGCGTCGCGACCTACCCCGACGGGCAGGTGGTTCTCTCCGGGGAGTGCTCCCTCGACGACCGCGGGAACTGCGCGCACGTGGCGGCGGTCCTCTGGGAGTCCCGCGACGTCCTGAGGAAATTCGGCGACCCGCCGACCATCGACGCCCCGGTCCCGCCGCCGCCCCCGGCGCCCCCGCCCGAACCCACGAGGCCGGTCCCGGTGCTCCGCCTGTTCGGGCGTCGCGATCGTTTCGTCGCGTTGCGCCCGATGGCCCAGCTCTCGTTCCTGTACGGGACGACCCCCGTCGGCGCCCGCGACCCGCGCGAGATGCCGTTCCGCAACCGGGATCTCGAGGCGACGGCTCTGGCGCGGCTCGCGGCGATCGGAATCGTCCCCGAGGCCTCGGACCCCGAGAGCCGCGACTTCGTCCTCGAGGGGATCGAGGGGGACGGGCGCGCGGCGCTCGAGCTCTCGCGCCACGAGCTCCCCGTGCTGCAGGACGAAGGGTGGCGGATCGTCGTGGACGACAGCTACCCGTACCGGATCGTCGAGGGGGACGCGCGCTGGTACGCGGAGGTCCACGAGGAGACGGGAAGCCCCTGGTTCGACCTGGAGGTCGGCATCGAGGTCGACGGCAAGCGATTGAGCCTGCTACCGATCCTGCTCGGCGTGTTGAGCGATCCGCGCTGGCGCCTGACCCCCGACCAGATCGCCTCCCTTCCCGACGACGGCTGGCTTCCGGCGCGGCTCAAGGACGGGCGGATCCTCCCGCTCCCCGCCGCGCGGGTGCGCGCCATCCTGTGGACGCTCGCCGAGCTCTACGGCTCGGACAAGCTCTCCCACGGGCGGGCGCTGAGGCTCTCGCGCCTCAACGCGCCGCGCCTCGCGGAGCTCGACCAGAGCCTCGAGGGGGAGCTCGACTGGACGGGGGGCGAGGCGCTTCGCGAGCTCGGGCGGCGGCTGAAGACCTTCCGCGGCATCGACCGGGCCGAGGTGCCGGAGGGGTTCGTCGGCACGTTGCGCCCCTATCAGATCGAGGGGTTGTCGTGGCTGCGTTTCCTTCGCGAA is part of the Candidatus Polarisedimenticolaceae bacterium genome and harbors:
- a CDS encoding ATP-binding protein — its product is MPEEPRSLLPRLRTILLIVNLAILLLPLGLVAVLRLYENELVRGTEAQLLAQGALVREAFLRELGPPQPLEPLDEATLRAASPRLDVQNDPILPPALPAAPADVPPDVAAVAAGARISQVLRAASRETLSGIRIVDRHGIVVATSGSEAFLSLAHREEVAAALSGRRVSLLRVRTSDNTPPSLESVSRGQRYRVFVALPVRLGSETVGAVVLSRTPLDITKALWLNRRPLALAGGLLLAVVVGISLLVSLTIARPLQALMEQARRAEAGEKGALKAIARPGVAEIAQLSSALASMAKTLEERGEYIRTFAGHVSHEFKTPLTAIRGAVELLEDHAATMSEEERARFLRSIAHSGARLEHLVQRLLEFAKADVARPGGGACEAYAVATSVAARLRETGLPVEVEGSQASIAMEEPILDGILASLLENARTHGGPGVMTSIHVAAERGDVVIDVADSGPGVSAANAEKLFTPFFTTARDRGGSGLGLAISRALVVAHGGSLELLATGPGPVFRVRCRRAA
- a CDS encoding response regulator transcription factor, which codes for MSRQTTVLIADDDPHIREVVRFALRRENIECVEAGDGAAALAAFERTQPDLLILDILMPEMDGTEVCRRVRVRSNVPILFLSSKTDEIDKIVGLEIGADDYVTKPFSPRELVARVRAALRRANAPPVEAAPTHAMQHGKLRLDPDRHEALWDGRPVPLTAVEFGLLKTMLAHPGRVFTRESLMDSAYGEPTHVSGRTIDSHVRRIREKFAEAGGEPIETVRGVGYRVGDGA
- a CDS encoding inner membrane CreD family protein translates to MLRRMIVIVAIFIALSAGWFVLGGSVLHRTWNADGRLKHEVAALWGDRQEQVSPELAFRWVKKVTDTETIEDPETKKKSFVTKEREVWTTESQILDGSKITVDLALDQRKKGLLWYATYGVDFAGNYTYVHDDAREGFVDVTWRFPTTSAIYDRFRFEVNGVMDPSIVPQDGDGAKVVRVSVPVREGTRVPFTIAYASRGLEEWRYSFGKDVNRVKNFDLTLTTDFRTIDYPAGTISPQSVEPAGEGFKLRWASENLISGFAIGMEMPHRINPGPLAAEMTFFAPVSLFFFFVWMFVITLMKEIELHPMNYLFLGAAFFAFHLLFAYSVDHIDLVPAFLIASAVSVALVVSYLRLVVGLRFAAVEAGVSQVVYLVFFSWAHFVEGFTGLIVTIGGILTLFALMQLTGRIRWSEVETSWGRYTPGSPDAHLP